GGGGGCTGGCAACGGATTCTTGCTATACATGGTCCTTTGGATCGTTATCCCGGAAGAATCCGACGTGCGTGCTATGAGCAGCACAAAACGCAAGAATGATGGTTCAGACAACGATGACTATTATGAGGACACCATCTAGCCCACTCAAAGCCCTGGCAAAGCAGCTCAACGCTTTTCCGGCTGTGAGAACGTCGGTCGCAGGAATGGCACCAATTGGGCAGCCGTTGTAATAGGCTGCCCACAATCAAGCAGTAGATAGGCGCCTTCTTCATGTGGGTTGGCATGTGTATAACTCGCTAGCCTGAGTTGATGCTTGCCAATCAGTGCATAACCGCCCCGTACAGGAATATGCCCACTCACCAAAACCCGCTGCTTATACGGGCTCAACGCTGAAATATGCCTTAGATAAGCATCCAGGACGAAAGAATAAGCGTCCAAAGTCCAGCCGAGTTCATTACGTGTAAAGAGAATATCCCAAAGCAAAGCAAATTCCTGGCTCATCTGGGAGATGAGTTGCCCTCGCAAAAAATGCGTTAGGCGAGGATCATCGGCGCCAGTAATCCCTAGGAAATAGCGCGCCTGAGCCATGTATTCTCGGTTGCTGGCAAGCTGTGCGCGGGTATAGTTACGCGCGATCTTATCTTCAGCCAGACGCAGCAGCGCCTCATGATCAAATGTCAAAATATCTTCCGCGATCTGTACCGAGTTAATCGCAGGGGCAGCACCCGAATGATTAATCAGCACCCCGGCTTTCGTCCGCACAAAAAAGGGTAGTGAACGTAAAAAAGCCAGGATTTCGGTCCGCTGGCCAGATTGCGTCAATAACCGTTCGAAGCGCGGGGTAAATTCAATATCGCCCTTTGCCAGCGTTGTACTGTAGATATGGGGCATCTCGTGGTTGCCCAGGAGCATCACCACAGTACCCGGCTTGTAATGCGCTTGCAAACGCATAATATCGAGCAGAATCGGAATGCTCAGATCATCCTCTTCTGGCCCGTAGCCATGCACCATATCTCCCGCGAGGATGAGGTACTGAACCGCACCCTGCTGGTATAATTCAACGAATTTTTGGCGAATCTGAGTGTAGGCGACGCCGTCTCCGTGTAAATCCGTGACAACCATCGCAACACCGTTGTCTATATCTATTGCACGAGGGTGGCTCATAGCACCATTATCATTTCGAGTGAGTCTTGAAGTAAAGGCGGCAACGTCAGACGCTTATTCAGCATCCATCTCACGGGCTTCCTGCAATGCTCGTAAATCAAACATGTAAACAGTCGGTGGCTTACGCTTATCGACATCCATGGTTCCAATGTATTTCAACGTGGTCCGGCTATCCGCATGGCCGAGGTTATCTCGTATCGCCAGCAGATCCATACCGGCCTCATAGAGACGTCTGGCATAGGTGCGCCGCAAGTCATGCGGGTTCACTTTGCGCAGCTCGCCGTCAATCATCACCGGGTAACGCTCTAAAATCTGGTTGATCGCCCGGACAGTCAGCCGAGAATCCCGGACCTGCTTAGCCCCCCGGTAAAACCCACGAAAGACAGGCCCACCAGTAATCCCGGCCATAGTCATCCATTGATTGACCACAGCAAGGCACCATTCCAGCTCTCCATAAGGGATTAGGCGTTCTTTTGCGCCTTTACCACGCCGGATATGCAAAGCCAATGTACCACCTAAACGCTGCCGCAAATCGGGCACATCCAATGCACAGAGCTCGGCTTCTCTCAGTCCTGTACACAGCATTAATGCAAGGATAGCTGTATCGCGCAGGCCGCGTAAGCTATCCACACCCGGCATCGCCAACAACTGGCTAGCCTGGGAAGATGTCAGCCGGAGATGCTCTTCATCACGGACGTCCTGCCGCGTCACTACCTTGACTTGCGCCGCATCCGGATCAATCGCATTCGAAAGTCGCTTGAGGACTTCGTCTACCAGGGCTTTGCGGTCCGATGGCGAGGCATCCTTTGGCGTCATATCGTAAAGACGATCTCGCGTGTCATTATCCCGCAGCAGAGCTTTATAACGCCCACGTATAGAAGATAAATGCGCCCGAACACTACGCGCAGCCAGGGGCTTCCCGTCGCGGCCTTTATAGGTCGTCAGCAAATAATCACGATACTGGGATAAATTGGGCTGCAGCCAGAGCTTACCCTGTGCATCTAGCCAGCGAACATAAGTCGTCAGGCGATGATGCTCGTCTTTTTCCAGGGCGTCTGTAATGAGAACAGCTTGATTAAAACTCTGTTTGCGTTGTATCAGGTCGGACATACTTACCCAATGCGAAATCAATACTTTATTCTACTTTAGCACAAGATGGGATGTCATGTAGAGATACAGAGTCCGCTGTAAGATTGGTATTAAATTAAAAAGGTGCGACCAACAGGTCACACCTTTTTAATGACAGCTTTTAGTGATGTAGAGACGCTGCCCTAGAGCAGGTCTGTGATTGCTTCGCGTTCTTTCAGAAGTTCGTCCTGGGTAGCGGCTGCTTTTTCTTTTGCATAGTCGCTCAGTTCCAGGCCTTCGACAATTTCCCAGTCACCATTACCCGTGCTACGCAGCGGGAATGAGTAGAAAATGCCATCTGCAATGCCATACGGATTGCCATCTGAGTAAACAGCTGCGCTGAACCAGTCGCCTTCTGCAGTCGGGGTGATCAGAGAACGGATGGTATCCAGGGCAGCATTGGCGGCGCTTGCAGCGGAGCTCTTGCCACGTGCGTCGATGATGGCCTTACCACGATCCTGCACCGTGGTGAGGAAGTCGCCTTCGAACCAACCACGATCATCAATGACCTCTGTTGCAGGCTTGCCACCCACCTTGATTTCTTCAAAGTTCGGGAACTGTGAAGCGCTGTGGTTGCCCCAGATGCCAACATTGGTGACTTCTGTGCTGAGCACGCCAGCCTTATCAGCGACCTGAGCGCGAGCACGGTTTTCGTCGAGGCGTGTCATCGCAAACCAACGATCTTTCGGAACATCCGGAGCGTTGGACGCTGCAACCAAGCAGTTGGAGTTGCATGGGTTAGCGACAACCACGACGCGAATATCATCGGCGGCATTGTCATTAATCGCTTTACCCTGATCAAGGAAGATCGGGCCATTGGCAGCGATCAAATCAGCACGGACCATGCCAGGTCCACGCGGCTTACCACCAACCAGAATCGCCCAATTGGCATCTTTAAAAGCGACATTGGCATCATCTGTCGCGATAATGTCATGTACGAGCGGTTGCGCGCTATCTTGTAATTCCATCACCACGCCCTTGAGCGCGTCCATAGCCTGGGGGATTTCAAGAATTTGCAGAATCACAGGTTGTTCTGGGCCAAAAACTTCGCCATTGCCGATACGGAACAGCAAGCTATAGGCAATTTGCCCAGCGCCACCCGTGACTGCTACGCGAATGGGATCTTTCACAAGAATTACTCCTCAATACGCTTATTAAGCAATTAAATCAGGGATTGAGTATACCCAATCCCTGTTTTGTACGTAAGTCGCATTTGCAGCGGCTGTTTAAACTATGCTTTGGGGCCACCAGCCAGGATGTCTTCGCTAGCCTGATCCGCAAACTTTTCGAAGTTCTTGCGGAACATACCAGCCAGTTCCAGGGCCT
The Phototrophicus methaneseepsis DNA segment above includes these coding regions:
- a CDS encoding malate dehydrogenase produces the protein MKDPIRVAVTGGAGQIAYSLLFRIGNGEVFGPEQPVILQILEIPQAMDALKGVVMELQDSAQPLVHDIIATDDANVAFKDANWAILVGGKPRGPGMVRADLIAANGPIFLDQGKAINDNAADDIRVVVVANPCNSNCLVAASNAPDVPKDRWFAMTRLDENRARAQVADKAGVLSTEVTNVGIWGNHSASQFPNFEEIKVGGKPATEVIDDRGWFEGDFLTTVQDRGKAIIDARGKSSAASAANAALDTIRSLITPTAEGDWFSAAVYSDGNPYGIADGIFYSFPLRSTGNGDWEIVEGLELSDYAKEKAAATQDELLKEREAITDLL
- a CDS encoding PspC domain-containing protein, giving the protein MNETPKRLYRSETDRQVAGVCGGIAAYFNVDPTLVRIVFLLLLLGAGNGFLLYMVLWIVIPEESDVRAMSSTKRKNDGSDNDDYYEDTI
- a CDS encoding metallophosphoesterase encodes the protein MSHPRAIDIDNGVAMVVTDLHGDGVAYTQIRQKFVELYQQGAVQYLILAGDMVHGYGPEEDDLSIPILLDIMRLQAHYKPGTVVMLLGNHEMPHIYSTTLAKGDIEFTPRFERLLTQSGQRTEILAFLRSLPFFVRTKAGVLINHSGAAPAINSVQIAEDILTFDHEALLRLAEDKIARNYTRAQLASNREYMAQARYFLGITGADDPRLTHFLRGQLISQMSQEFALLWDILFTRNELGWTLDAYSFVLDAYLRHISALSPYKQRVLVSGHIPVRGGYALIGKHQLRLASYTHANPHEEGAYLLLDCGQPITTAAQLVPFLRPTFSQPEKR
- a CDS encoding tyrosine-type recombinase/integrase produces the protein MSDLIQRKQSFNQAVLITDALEKDEHHRLTTYVRWLDAQGKLWLQPNLSQYRDYLLTTYKGRDGKPLAARSVRAHLSSIRGRYKALLRDNDTRDRLYDMTPKDASPSDRKALVDEVLKRLSNAIDPDAAQVKVVTRQDVRDEEHLRLTSSQASQLLAMPGVDSLRGLRDTAILALMLCTGLREAELCALDVPDLRQRLGGTLALHIRRGKGAKERLIPYGELEWCLAVVNQWMTMAGITGGPVFRGFYRGAKQVRDSRLTVRAINQILERYPVMIDGELRKVNPHDLRRTYARRLYEAGMDLLAIRDNLGHADSRTTLKYIGTMDVDKRKPPTVYMFDLRALQEAREMDAE